From Alosa sapidissima isolate fAloSap1 chromosome 7, fAloSap1.pri, whole genome shotgun sequence, the proteins below share one genomic window:
- the LOC121713754 gene encoding suppressor of cytokine signaling 2-like: MGHTHCVSKSVETEPATLWQDWRRKFRSFARSATERRGASSPPTGFMTLSDSAPDKSLLTAVHPKNQLEQRRLEQTVDAEGFEKAMLHLSESGWYWGPLTAIEAKQVLDDALEGTFLLRKSSNPAYILTLSVRTSLGPTHLRIEHENGRFSFDSVALARPQLRQFKGAVELVQYYALAYQRLASPTEETRPAEEVEENSLQVAPETLQLKLTRPLHKKPGSLQHLCRKVINQHSHSHNDLPLPERLKGFLLEYPFLL, from the exons ATGGGGCACACACACTGCGTGAGTAAGTCCGTCGAGACTGAACCAGCGACGCTTTGGCAAGATTGGCGAAGGAAGTTCAGATCCTTTGCCCGATCAGCAACAGAACGCAGAGGTGCATCATCACCACCGACGGGTTTTATGACTCTTTCAGACTCCGCACCCGATAAGTCATTATTAACAGCCGTGCATCCAAAAAATCAGCTGGAACAGCGCCGACTTGAGCAAACCGTGGATGCCGAGGGATTTGAGAAAGCAATGTTGCACTTGAGCGAGTCCG GCTGGTACTGGGGACCTCTAACAGCAATAGAAGCAAAGCAAGTTCTTGATGATGCCCTTGAGGGTACTTTCTTGTTGCGGAAGAGCTCAAACCCTGCATACATCCTTACCCTGTCTGTGAGGACCAGTCTCGGACCCACACACCTGCGCATTGAGCATGAGAATGGAAGGTTCAGCTTTGACTCTGTGGCATTGGCACGCCCTCAGCTCAGGCAGTTTAAAGGTGCTGTGGAACTGGTGCAGTACTATGCCCTGGCTTATCAGAGGTTAGCCAGCCCCACAGAGGAGACCAGGCCTGCTGAGGAGGTTGAGGAGAATTCCTTGCAAGTGGCGCCTGAGACATTGCAACTGAAGCTGACCAGGCCTCTCCACAAAAAGCCTGGTAGTCTCCAACATCTTTGCCGTAAGGTCATAAACCAACATTCACACAGTCACAACGACTTGCCCCTGCCTGAACGGTTGAAGGGTTTCCTACTGGAGTATCCATTTCTGTTGTAG